From one Tsukamurella tyrosinosolvens genomic stretch:
- a CDS encoding nuclear transport factor 2 family protein, whose translation MTVDELLARREIHDVVLRYCRGIDRLDPEAVRACYHPGAVDHHTGFDGPVEEYVPWVRGQLESLGGTHHQVGNHLCELAGDVAVVETYCTATHWSAPGAELQAYLTLGLRYVDRFERRDGRWAIAERWAVTDWTRWEKDLTGPLGVPEAGPPPARGGGDPVYVLRAQVFGRERS comes from the coding sequence ATGACCGTCGACGAACTCCTGGCCCGGCGCGAGATCCACGATGTCGTGCTGCGGTACTGCCGTGGCATCGACCGCCTCGACCCGGAGGCGGTGCGCGCCTGCTACCACCCCGGCGCCGTCGACCACCACACGGGCTTCGACGGTCCCGTCGAGGAGTACGTGCCCTGGGTGCGGGGGCAGCTGGAGTCGCTCGGCGGCACGCACCACCAGGTCGGCAACCACCTGTGCGAGTTGGCAGGTGACGTCGCGGTGGTCGAGACCTATTGCACCGCAACGCATTGGTCCGCGCCGGGCGCGGAGCTGCAGGCGTATCTCACGCTGGGGCTGCGGTACGTGGACCGGTTCGAGCGGCGGGACGGGCGGTGGGCGATCGCCGAGCGCTGGGCCGTCACCGACTGGACGCGCTGGGAGAAGGACCTGACCGGGCCGCTCGGCGTGCCCGAGGCCGGCCCGCCGCCCGCGCGCGGCGGGGGCGACCCGGTGTACGTGCTGCGCGCTCAGGTGTTCGGGCGCGAGCGCTCGTAG
- a CDS encoding alpha/beta fold hydrolase: MTSPDPSSVRFPGPWEHLDVRANGIRLHAVEYRPEGTEPDADRPLVVLLHGFGGFWWSWRHLLPQLHEAGYRAVAFDLRGYGDSDKPPRGYDGWTLSGDVAGLVRALGHTSAALVGHGEGGLGCWATATLHPRVVSAIAVVSSPHPIALKRSALRNKDQRSAMLGPITFAQLPRVAEDRLTRDDGAEIGAVYAARSGATWRRTADYADALTQYRSAIQIPGTAHSALEYARWAWRSQFRPDGARFLSSMNQRLHIPVLAFRGEVDPYVLPQPVYSSHDWATDYRVRAVENAGHFAHEEAPGTVGPQLVDFLAGLPGPRLLP; the protein is encoded by the coding sequence GTGACCAGTCCCGATCCGTCGAGCGTCCGGTTCCCCGGCCCCTGGGAGCATCTCGACGTCCGCGCCAACGGCATCCGGCTGCACGCCGTCGAGTACCGGCCCGAGGGCACCGAGCCCGACGCGGACCGGCCGCTCGTGGTGCTCCTGCACGGCTTCGGCGGCTTCTGGTGGAGCTGGCGGCACCTGCTGCCGCAGCTGCACGAGGCCGGCTACCGGGCCGTCGCCTTCGACCTGCGCGGCTACGGCGACAGCGACAAGCCGCCGCGCGGCTACGACGGCTGGACCCTCTCCGGCGACGTCGCGGGGCTGGTGCGCGCGCTCGGCCACACGTCGGCGGCGCTCGTCGGGCACGGCGAGGGCGGCCTGGGCTGCTGGGCCACGGCCACGCTGCACCCGCGGGTGGTCTCCGCGATCGCGGTCGTCTCCTCCCCGCACCCGATCGCGCTCAAACGCTCCGCGCTGCGCAACAAGGACCAGCGCTCGGCGATGCTCGGTCCCATCACCTTCGCGCAGCTCCCCCGTGTCGCGGAGGACCGCCTCACGCGCGACGACGGTGCCGAGATCGGGGCCGTGTACGCCGCCCGCAGCGGCGCGACGTGGCGGCGCACCGCGGATTACGCCGACGCCCTCACGCAGTACCGCAGCGCCATCCAGATCCCCGGCACCGCGCACAGCGCGCTCGAGTACGCGCGCTGGGCCTGGCGCAGCCAGTTCCGTCCCGACGGTGCGCGGTTCCTCAGCAGCATGAACCAGCGGCTGCACATCCCGGTGCTCGCCTTCCGCGGCGAAGTCGACCCGTACGTGCTGCCGCAGCCCGTCTACTCCAGCCACGACTGGGCCACGGACTACCGCGTGCGGGCCGTCGAGAACGCCGGGCACTTCGCGCACGAGGAGGCGCCCGGCACCGTCGGGCCGCAGCTCGTGGACTTCCTCGCGGGCCTGCCCGGGCCGCGCCTCCTGCCCTGA
- a CDS encoding ABC transporter ATP-binding protein, whose amino-acid sequence MTGHIIETRDLTRTFVKRGWNGRTKSVTTAVDHLDLTITPGESVGYIGANGAGKSTTIKMLMGILVPTSGTVRTVGLDPLARRRDVARRVGVVFGQRSQLWWDLPTGRSLEILAAVHRLPDAVGKERADRLIEQLELGAYLDRPVRQLSLGERMRAEVAASLMHSPELLILDEPTIGLDVLSKQRLREFLIAERAERGLTLLLTTHDMGDVERLCERILVVDHGRTAFDGTLDGLVGTVGAARVLVLDLDRPTPDLEVDGARHLASEGGGLRQRLELSAPLPQVLAAVAERATVRDLTVEEPDIEDVVRRLYERSRPNT is encoded by the coding sequence ATGACCGGGCACATCATCGAGACGCGGGACCTGACCCGCACCTTCGTCAAGCGCGGCTGGAACGGGCGTACCAAGAGCGTCACCACCGCCGTCGACCACCTGGACCTGACGATCACGCCGGGCGAGTCCGTCGGGTACATCGGCGCCAACGGTGCCGGCAAGTCGACCACGATCAAGATGCTCATGGGCATCCTCGTGCCCACGTCGGGCACGGTACGCACCGTCGGGCTCGATCCCCTGGCCCGGCGACGCGACGTGGCCCGCCGCGTCGGCGTCGTCTTCGGGCAGCGGTCGCAGCTGTGGTGGGACCTGCCCACCGGGCGGTCGCTGGAGATCCTCGCCGCGGTGCACCGCCTGCCCGACGCGGTCGGGAAGGAGCGGGCGGACCGGCTGATCGAGCAGCTGGAACTCGGCGCCTACCTCGACCGTCCGGTGCGACAGCTCAGCCTCGGCGAGCGGATGCGCGCGGAAGTCGCCGCGTCGCTGATGCATTCACCGGAGCTGTTGATCCTCGACGAGCCCACCATCGGCCTCGACGTGCTCAGCAAGCAGCGGCTGCGCGAGTTCCTCATCGCCGAGCGCGCCGAGCGCGGCCTCACGCTGCTGCTCACCACGCACGACATGGGCGACGTGGAGCGGCTGTGCGAGCGGATCCTCGTCGTCGATCACGGCCGGACCGCGTTCGACGGCACGCTCGACGGCCTGGTCGGCACCGTCGGCGCCGCGCGCGTCCTCGTGCTCGACCTGGACCGGCCCACACCGGATCTCGAGGTCGACGGTGCGCGGCACCTCGCCAGCGAGGGCGGGGGCCTGCGCCAACGGCTGGAGCTGTCCGCGCCCCTGCCGCAGGTGCTCGCGGCCGTCGCCGAGCGCGCGACCGTGCGCGACCTCACCGTCGAGGAGCCCGACATCGAGGACGTGGTGCGGCGGCTCTACGAGCGCTCGCGCCCGAACACCTGA
- the nth gene encoding endonuclease III, producing MPPEPETHLGLVRRARRMNRTLATAFPHVYCELDFTDPLELSVATILSAQCTDVRVNQVTPALFARYRTAADYAGANRAELEEYIRSTGFYRNKATSIMGLGQALVDRFDGEVPRTMKELVTLPGFGRKTANVILGNAFDVPGITVDTHFSRLVHRWEWTEESDPVKIEHAVGELIPRKEWTLLSHRVIFHGRRVCHARKPACGVCVLAKDCPSFGTGPIDPAEAADLVKGPERDHLLEIAPPPPRRRRVQAGGGR from the coding sequence ATGCCCCCGGAGCCGGAGACCCACCTCGGACTGGTGCGCCGTGCCCGGCGGATGAATCGGACACTCGCCACCGCTTTCCCCCACGTGTACTGCGAACTCGACTTCACCGATCCGCTGGAGCTGTCGGTCGCCACGATCCTGTCCGCGCAGTGCACCGACGTGCGCGTGAATCAAGTCACACCGGCGTTGTTCGCCCGGTACCGCACCGCCGCCGACTACGCCGGAGCCAACCGCGCGGAGCTCGAGGAGTACATCCGCTCGACGGGTTTCTACCGCAACAAGGCCACGTCGATCATGGGGCTGGGGCAGGCCCTCGTGGACCGGTTCGACGGCGAGGTGCCGCGCACGATGAAGGAGCTGGTGACGCTGCCCGGCTTCGGCCGCAAGACCGCCAATGTGATCCTCGGGAACGCCTTCGACGTCCCCGGCATCACCGTCGACACGCACTTCTCACGGCTCGTGCACCGCTGGGAGTGGACCGAGGAGAGCGACCCGGTGAAGATCGAGCACGCGGTCGGCGAACTGATCCCGCGTAAGGAGTGGACGCTGCTGAGCCACCGCGTGATCTTCCACGGCCGCCGCGTCTGTCACGCGCGCAAGCCCGCGTGCGGCGTCTGCGTGCTCGCCAAGGACTGCCCCTCGTTCGGGACCGGGCCGATCGACCCCGCCGAGGCCGCGGACCTGGTCAAGGGGCCCGAGCGCGACCACCTGCTCGAGATCGCGCCGCCCCCGCCGCGACGGCGCCGGGTCCAGGCCGGGGGCGGCCGGTGA
- a CDS encoding phage holin family protein: protein MSLDSTPTGGTPRTLSAIPLTDPNVTASGDPTIGSLVRDASTQVSSLVRAEVELAKAETMRDVKKAATGSAFFAVAGVVALYSSFFFFFFLTWLLNVWLPMWAASLIVFVLMLVVAGVAAFFGYLKVKRIKGPQKTIASLKESQSMLKTEATPAALKQPADAPSTVARR, encoded by the coding sequence GTGAGCTTGGACAGCACACCTACCGGCGGGACCCCGCGGACGCTCTCGGCGATCCCACTGACCGATCCCAACGTGACCGCCTCGGGCGATCCCACGATCGGCAGCCTGGTGCGGGACGCATCGACGCAGGTCTCCTCCCTGGTCCGCGCCGAGGTCGAGCTCGCGAAGGCCGAGACCATGCGCGACGTGAAGAAGGCGGCCACCGGCTCGGCCTTCTTCGCCGTGGCCGGCGTCGTGGCCCTGTACTCGTCGTTCTTCTTCTTCTTCTTCCTCACCTGGCTGCTCAACGTGTGGCTGCCGATGTGGGCGGCCTCGCTCATCGTCTTCGTCCTCATGCTGGTCGTGGCGGGCGTCGCGGCGTTCTTCGGTTACCTCAAGGTCAAGCGCATCAAGGGCCCGCAGAAGACCATCGCCTCGCTCAAGGAGTCGCAGTCGATGCTCAAGACCGAGGCCACCCCGGCCGCCCTCAAGCAGCCGGCGGACGCACCGTCGACCGTCGCGCGTCGCTGA
- a CDS encoding TlpA family protein disulfide reductase, whose amino-acid sequence MTEPSKPDSDREPAPLLPGERSRVPAGVRWLIVCAIVAVALAVAIWPRGDDGAANPTTPAAAPSTSASPGQLAAARTKAALPPCPAGIGATALAGTPLTCLGDGAPVDLAAAGNKPVLLNIWAWWCGPCRVELPVLADVAARAGDRLSVLGVHADPNAVAGLDLLAELKVALPTVQDPQSVIATALGAPRAYPVTVLLRSDGTVAGVHAQPFTSVDEVAALLRTELGVTL is encoded by the coding sequence GTGACCGAGCCCTCGAAGCCCGATTCCGACCGCGAGCCCGCGCCCCTGCTGCCCGGCGAGCGCAGCCGGGTCCCGGCCGGCGTGCGCTGGCTCATCGTCTGCGCGATCGTCGCCGTCGCCCTGGCCGTCGCCATCTGGCCCCGCGGGGACGACGGTGCCGCGAACCCGACGACGCCGGCGGCGGCACCGTCGACCAGCGCGAGCCCCGGCCAACTGGCCGCCGCTCGCACGAAGGCGGCCCTGCCGCCCTGCCCCGCGGGCATCGGCGCGACGGCCCTCGCCGGCACGCCCCTGACCTGCCTCGGCGACGGCGCGCCCGTCGACCTGGCGGCCGCGGGGAACAAGCCCGTCCTGCTCAACATCTGGGCCTGGTGGTGCGGCCCGTGCCGCGTCGAGCTGCCTGTGCTCGCCGACGTCGCGGCGCGCGCCGGCGACCGCCTGTCGGTGCTCGGCGTGCACGCCGATCCCAACGCCGTCGCCGGCCTCGACCTCCTGGCCGAGCTCAAGGTCGCGCTGCCGACCGTGCAGGACCCGCAGAGCGTGATCGCGACGGCCCTCGGCGCGCCGCGGGCCTACCCCGTGACCGTTCTGTTGCGTTCCGATGGCACTGTGGCCGGTGTGCACGCACAACCCTTCACGTCCGTCGACGAGGTGGCCGCCCTCCTGCGGACCGAGCTCGGGGTGACCCTGTGA
- the mug gene encoding G/U mismatch-specific DNA glycosylase, translated as MGFTREQLLAYSDTTVPDLLGPDCRLLFSGINPGLWTAATGAHFARPGNRFYPALYGAGIVDHVIDATDGMSFADRNALVDAGIGITNVAPRATAKASELTAEELREGGEALVERVLQVAPRILAVLGITAYRTAFHEPKAVPGPQERTIGETRVWVLPNPSGLNAHETVDTLAAAYRRAAEAAGISLRPAGTRPPGPAPV; from the coding sequence ATGGGTTTCACCCGCGAGCAGCTGCTCGCCTACTCGGACACCACGGTGCCGGACCTCCTCGGCCCGGATTGCCGGCTCCTGTTCTCCGGGATCAACCCGGGTCTGTGGACGGCGGCCACGGGCGCGCACTTCGCGCGGCCCGGCAACCGCTTCTACCCCGCCCTGTACGGGGCGGGCATCGTCGACCACGTCATCGACGCCACCGACGGCATGAGCTTCGCCGACCGGAACGCGCTGGTGGACGCGGGGATCGGCATCACCAACGTCGCGCCGCGGGCCACGGCGAAGGCGAGCGAGCTGACCGCGGAGGAACTCCGCGAGGGCGGCGAGGCACTGGTCGAGCGGGTGCTCCAGGTGGCGCCGCGGATCCTCGCGGTACTCGGGATCACCGCCTACCGCACGGCCTTCCACGAGCCGAAGGCGGTGCCGGGCCCGCAGGAGCGCACCATCGGCGAGACGCGGGTGTGGGTGCTGCCCAACCCGAGCGGACTCAACGCCCACGAGACGGTCGACACGCTCGCGGCGGCCTACCGTCGGGCCGCCGAGGCGGCGGGGATCAGCCTGCGGCCCGCTGGAACGCGTCCGCCCGGACCTGCACCAGTGTGA
- a CDS encoding MarP family serine protease: MTGSTWVDVIVVVLMILAALSGYRQGAAASVLAFVGVVLGAAAGVLLAPHVLGSVDGAKSRVLLGVGLLAGLVIIGELSGMVLGRAVRSSIRSTGLRTVDSGVGAVVQVGALLVAAWLVAIPLTSAAAPQVSRSVNGSAVLGAVNDFAKGVGADGLPQKFSAIIDDSGLPQALGPFVNTPVVSVETPDRVDFSDPAVQRVRSSVVRVDGQAPSCSRALEGSGFVATPGRVVTNAHVVAGTRSVQVTVDGTKKYSAQVVYFDSQTDVAVLNVPGLQVKPLRIVFNGAKPGDPGFVLGYPGGGPLTLSSSRVRSQQTLEGRNIYRDAQVRRDVYLLRGQVRPGNSGGPVFDREGNVVGVIFGVAVDDADTAFALTAKQVEPALQAGTNATAGVSTGACVNR; encoded by the coding sequence ATGACCGGTTCGACCTGGGTCGACGTGATCGTCGTCGTCCTCATGATCCTCGCCGCGCTCTCCGGCTACCGGCAGGGCGCCGCGGCCTCCGTGCTCGCGTTCGTCGGCGTCGTGCTCGGCGCCGCCGCGGGCGTGCTGCTCGCTCCGCACGTCCTGGGCTCGGTCGACGGCGCCAAGAGCCGTGTCCTCCTCGGTGTCGGCCTGCTGGCCGGCCTGGTGATCATCGGCGAGCTCTCCGGCATGGTGCTCGGGCGCGCGGTACGCAGTTCCATCCGCAGCACCGGCCTGCGCACCGTCGACTCCGGCGTGGGCGCCGTGGTGCAGGTCGGCGCCCTGCTCGTGGCCGCCTGGCTGGTCGCTATCCCGCTGACCTCGGCGGCCGCGCCGCAGGTCTCGCGGTCGGTCAACGGGTCCGCGGTGCTCGGCGCGGTCAACGACTTCGCCAAGGGCGTCGGCGCCGACGGCCTGCCGCAGAAGTTCTCGGCGATCATCGACGACTCCGGGCTGCCGCAGGCGCTGGGCCCGTTCGTGAACACCCCGGTGGTCAGCGTGGAGACGCCCGACCGGGTCGACTTCAGCGACCCGGCGGTGCAGCGGGTCCGCTCCTCCGTCGTCCGCGTCGACGGGCAGGCCCCGTCGTGCAGCCGCGCGCTCGAGGGCTCCGGCTTCGTCGCGACGCCGGGCCGCGTGGTCACCAACGCGCACGTCGTCGCCGGCACCCGCAGCGTGCAGGTCACCGTCGACGGCACCAAGAAGTACAGCGCGCAGGTCGTCTACTTCGACTCGCAGACCGACGTCGCCGTGCTCAACGTGCCCGGCCTGCAGGTCAAGCCGCTGCGGATCGTCTTCAACGGCGCCAAGCCCGGCGACCCCGGTTTCGTGCTCGGGTACCCCGGCGGAGGCCCGCTGACGCTCTCCTCGTCGCGGGTGCGCAGCCAGCAGACCCTCGAGGGCCGCAACATCTACCGCGATGCGCAGGTCCGCCGCGACGTCTACCTGCTCCGCGGGCAGGTCCGCCCCGGCAACTCGGGCGGGCCGGTCTTCGACCGCGAGGGCAACGTCGTCGGCGTGATCTTCGGCGTCGCCGTCGACGACGCCGACACCGCCTTCGCCCTCACCGCCAAGCAGGTCGAGCCGGCGCTGCAGGCCGGCACCAACGCCACCGCGGGCGTCTCGACGGGGGCCTGCGTCAACAGGTAG
- a CDS encoding MFS transporter, with protein sequence MNRRRIVVASMVGTTIEFFDFYIYATAAVLVFPTLFFPKGDDTAALLASFATFGLAFAARPLGSILFGHFGDRVGRKATLVGSLLTMGVATFLIGVLPTFDQVGYWAPALLALMRFAQGLGLGGEWSGAALLATETAAPGKRAWAAMWPQLGAPFGFFLANGTFLVIMQLMDFDSKTSTSNHAFMTWGWRIPFLASAVMVIVGLYVRLKLTETPVFAKAVQDGKKVKAPLGEVLRTAWRPLIIGTFVMVATYTLFYLVTTWIVSYGTGKVVDRSGIKLGISYIDFLEMQLIAVLFFAAFVAVSGYFADRMGRRKLLIVVTLAIIAYGLSFQWILDPATTTQGTMLAVLIAGLTLMGLTFGPMSAVLPELFATNVRYTGSGISYNFASILGAAIAPFIATWLVSSYGVGWVGVYLALAGGATLIALLVMHETRDVELDEV encoded by the coding sequence ATGAATCGCAGGCGAATCGTCGTCGCCTCCATGGTGGGCACCACCATCGAGTTCTTCGACTTCTACATCTACGCGACCGCAGCAGTGCTGGTCTTCCCCACCCTGTTCTTCCCGAAGGGGGACGACACCGCGGCGCTCCTCGCCTCGTTCGCGACCTTCGGCCTCGCGTTCGCCGCGCGGCCCCTGGGGTCGATCCTCTTCGGCCACTTCGGCGACCGCGTGGGCCGCAAGGCGACCCTGGTGGGCTCGCTGCTCACCATGGGCGTCGCGACCTTCCTCATCGGCGTGCTCCCCACCTTCGATCAGGTGGGGTACTGGGCGCCGGCGCTGCTCGCGCTGATGCGCTTCGCGCAGGGCCTCGGCCTGGGCGGCGAGTGGTCGGGTGCGGCGCTGCTGGCGACGGAGACCGCCGCCCCGGGCAAGCGCGCCTGGGCGGCGATGTGGCCGCAGCTGGGCGCACCGTTCGGCTTCTTCCTCGCCAACGGCACCTTCCTCGTGATCATGCAGCTCATGGACTTCGACTCGAAGACCTCGACGTCGAACCACGCGTTCATGACGTGGGGCTGGCGCATCCCGTTCCTCGCCTCGGCGGTCATGGTGATCGTCGGCCTGTACGTCCGTCTCAAGCTCACCGAGACGCCGGTCTTCGCGAAGGCCGTCCAGGACGGCAAGAAGGTCAAGGCGCCGCTGGGCGAGGTGCTGCGCACCGCGTGGCGGCCGCTCATCATCGGCACGTTCGTCATGGTCGCCACCTACACCCTGTTCTACCTGGTGACCACGTGGATCGTGTCCTACGGCACCGGCAAGGTGGTCGACAGGTCGGGGATCAAACTCGGCATCTCCTACATCGACTTCCTCGAGATGCAGCTCATCGCGGTGCTGTTCTTCGCCGCCTTCGTCGCGGTGTCCGGGTACTTCGCCGACCGGATGGGCCGCCGCAAGCTGCTCATCGTCGTGACGCTCGCGATCATCGCCTACGGCCTGTCCTTCCAGTGGATCCTCGACCCCGCGACCACCACGCAGGGCACGATGCTCGCCGTCCTCATCGCGGGCCTCACTCTGATGGGCCTCACGTTCGGCCCCATGAGCGCCGTGCTCCCGGAGCTCTTCGCCACCAACGTCCGGTACACGGGCAGCGGCATCTCCTACAACTTCGCCTCGATCCTCGGCGCCGCGATCGCGCCGTTCATCGCCACGTGGCTGGTCAGCTCCTACGGCGTCGGCTGGGTGGGCGTGTACCTCGCGCTCGCCGGCGGCGCCACCCTGATCGCACTCCTCGTGATGCACGAGACGCGCGACGTGGAACTCGACGAGGTGTAG
- the nhaA gene encoding Na+/H+ antiporter NhaA yields MNDAPPRFRASRALIRFLRTETVGGTALLIAAAIALLWANSPWSESYLHLAEITLGSDDWTIFGHSLHLQLSLADWAKDGLLAIFFFVAGVELKRELVVGELSTLRGAALPVLCAVGGVVVPAIIAFGIARDNPYIGSAWAVPIATDIAFALGILSLIGSRLPSGARVFLLGLAVVDDLIAIAVIAVLFAGDLKIGWLAVAAVGCALYWFGQHRRITTPLYYVPIAIVVWVAMLQSGVHATIAGVALGLLTRVKQDPGELESPGERLEHKIQPVSALICVPIFAFFASGVAVNGDVFRELFTDELALGIMIGLFFGKIIGITGASVLAVKLRLAERPEGLDNRDILALSVLGAIGFTVSLLVAELALPEGEADLAKAAVLLTSVAASVIGALLLLRRGRVHEAG; encoded by the coding sequence ATGAACGACGCACCGCCCCGGTTCCGGGCCTCACGGGCGTTGATCCGCTTCCTGCGCACCGAGACCGTCGGCGGCACAGCCCTTCTCATCGCGGCGGCGATCGCACTCCTGTGGGCCAACTCCCCCTGGTCCGAGAGCTATCTCCACCTCGCCGAGATCACGCTCGGCAGCGACGACTGGACGATCTTCGGCCACAGCCTCCACCTGCAGCTCTCGTTGGCCGACTGGGCCAAGGACGGGCTGCTCGCGATCTTCTTCTTCGTCGCCGGTGTGGAACTCAAACGCGAGCTGGTGGTCGGCGAGCTGTCCACGCTGCGCGGCGCCGCCCTGCCGGTGCTGTGCGCGGTCGGCGGCGTGGTGGTGCCGGCGATCATCGCCTTCGGCATCGCGCGCGACAACCCCTACATCGGCAGCGCGTGGGCCGTCCCCATCGCCACCGACATCGCCTTCGCGCTGGGCATCCTCTCCCTCATCGGCTCGCGCCTGCCGTCGGGGGCGCGGGTCTTCCTCCTCGGGCTCGCCGTGGTCGACGACCTCATCGCGATCGCGGTGATCGCGGTCCTCTTCGCCGGCGACCTCAAGATCGGCTGGCTCGCCGTCGCCGCCGTGGGCTGCGCCCTGTACTGGTTCGGGCAGCACCGTCGGATCACCACGCCCCTCTACTACGTGCCCATCGCGATCGTGGTCTGGGTCGCGATGCTGCAGTCCGGCGTGCACGCCACCATCGCCGGCGTCGCGCTCGGCCTGCTCACCCGGGTGAAGCAGGACCCGGGCGAACTCGAATCCCCCGGGGAGCGGCTCGAGCACAAGATCCAGCCGGTCTCGGCCCTGATCTGCGTGCCGATCTTCGCGTTCTTCGCCTCCGGCGTCGCAGTGAACGGCGACGTCTTCCGCGAGCTGTTCACCGACGAGCTGGCCCTGGGCATCATGATCGGCCTGTTCTTCGGCAAGATCATCGGCATCACGGGGGCCAGCGTGCTCGCGGTGAAACTACGGCTGGCGGAACGGCCCGAGGGTCTCGACAACCGGGACATCCTGGCGCTGAGCGTGCTCGGCGCCATCGGCTTCACGGTGAGCCTGCTGGTCGCGGAGCTCGCTCTGCCCGAGGGCGAGGCCGATCTCGCCAAGGCCGCGGTCCTGCTCACCTCCGTCGCGGCGTCCGTGATCGGCGCCCTGCTGTTGCTGCGGCGCGGGCGGGTGCACGAGGCCGGGTGA
- a CDS encoding 2-dehydropantoate 2-reductase, with product MRILIVGAGATGGAFGSRLIEAGRDVTFLVRPGRAAALRRDGLRFTDPSGTRTHEAAVLTAGELAAAPQTFDLVVLTVKAPALEAAIADLRPAVGEGTVVLPILNGMAHLNRLEAEFGPGVLGALAMIVATLDDGAVVQMTDWSAITIGDGAPDVARALDVPGIRLTVSDDVAGALWAKWAFIAATGILCCLFRSPVGPVIAAGGEPQVRAIIAETEAVAAAAGHPVPAESHERTATTLLDPASAMTSSLYRDLVAGLPTEAEHILGDLAARARDLGVATPLLDLTLVQVRADAFQRAAG from the coding sequence GTGCGGATCCTCATCGTGGGTGCGGGCGCGACCGGCGGGGCCTTCGGCTCCCGTCTGATCGAGGCCGGGCGGGACGTCACGTTCCTGGTCCGCCCGGGCCGGGCGGCGGCGCTCCGGCGCGACGGACTGCGGTTCACCGACCCCTCGGGCACCCGCACCCACGAGGCCGCCGTGCTCACTGCCGGCGAGCTCGCGGCCGCGCCGCAGACCTTCGATCTGGTGGTCCTCACCGTCAAGGCGCCCGCGCTCGAGGCGGCGATCGCGGACCTGCGCCCCGCGGTGGGCGAGGGCACCGTCGTCCTGCCGATCCTCAACGGCATGGCGCACCTGAACCGGCTCGAGGCCGAGTTCGGGCCGGGCGTGCTCGGAGCGCTCGCGATGATCGTCGCCACCCTCGACGACGGTGCCGTGGTCCAGATGACTGACTGGTCCGCGATCACGATCGGAGACGGTGCGCCCGACGTCGCGCGGGCCCTCGACGTGCCCGGCATCCGGCTCACCGTGAGCGACGACGTCGCCGGGGCACTGTGGGCGAAGTGGGCGTTCATCGCGGCCACCGGCATCCTCTGCTGCCTGTTCCGCAGCCCCGTCGGGCCCGTGATCGCGGCCGGCGGCGAGCCGCAGGTGCGGGCGATCATCGCGGAGACCGAGGCCGTCGCGGCCGCCGCCGGGCATCCGGTGCCCGCGGAATCGCACGAGCGGACCGCCACGACGCTGCTCGATCCGGCGTCGGCGATGACCTCGTCGCTCTACCGCGACCTGGTGGCGGGCCTGCCGACCGAGGCCGAGCACATCCTCGGCGACCTCGCCGCCCGTGCCCGGGACCTGGGCGTCGCGACGCCGCTGCTGGACCTCACACTGGTGCAGGTCCGGGCGGACGCGTTCCAGCGGGCCGCAGGCTGA
- a CDS encoding NUDIX hydrolase encodes MSAPRWLDPLLGNLGDVASEIEQRGGAVAALQRVRNPRRASVLILFDGDPTASGATPPEDATVLLTQRASAMRQHAGQVAFPGGARDPEDADDVAVALREAWEETGLDPDSVEVVAELDPIEVPVSGFRVVPVIGFAARPSEVRAVDPAETALVRRVPLAELIDPAHRFMVRKSFYRGPAFAVGPMLVWGFTGGLVNALIGAAGWERPWDTDDVRPLTDEVRAAAARAQTWQESAR; translated from the coding sequence GTGAGCGCGCCGCGGTGGCTGGACCCGCTGCTCGGCAACCTCGGCGACGTGGCGAGCGAGATCGAGCAGCGCGGCGGCGCCGTCGCCGCCCTGCAGCGCGTGCGGAACCCGCGCCGCGCCTCGGTCCTCATCCTGTTCGACGGTGACCCCACGGCGTCCGGCGCGACGCCGCCCGAGGACGCCACGGTCCTGCTCACCCAACGCGCCTCGGCCATGCGGCAGCACGCGGGGCAGGTCGCCTTCCCTGGCGGCGCCCGCGACCCGGAGGACGCCGACGACGTCGCGGTCGCCCTCCGCGAGGCGTGGGAGGAGACGGGCCTCGACCCCGACTCCGTCGAGGTGGTCGCGGAGTTGGACCCCATCGAGGTGCCCGTCTCCGGCTTCCGCGTGGTCCCCGTGATCGGCTTCGCGGCCCGGCCGTCCGAAGTCCGCGCCGTCGACCCCGCCGAGACCGCGCTGGTCCGGCGCGTGCCGCTGGCCGAGCTGATCGACCCCGCGCACCGGTTCATGGTGCGCAAGTCCTTCTACCGCGGCCCGGCCTTCGCGGTCGGCCCGATGCTGGTGTGGGGCTTCACGGGAGGGCTGGTGAACGCGCTCATCGGTGCCGCGGGCTGGGAACGGCCCTGGGACACCGACGACGTGCGGCCGCTCACCGACGAGGTGCGGGCCGCTGCCGCGCGCGCCCAGACCTGGCAGGAGAGCGCTCGATGA